One Arthrobacter sp. StoSoilB19 DNA window includes the following coding sequences:
- a CDS encoding GMC oxidoreductase — protein MHFDNIEDLSERSFDYIVIGGGSAGAAVAARLSEDPDVTVALVEAGPDDRNIPEILQLDRWMELLESGYDWDYPVEPQENGNSFMRHARAKVMGGCSSHNSCIAFWAPREDLDEWESKYGAAGWNADAAWPLYKRLETNEDAGPDAPHHGDSGPVHLMNVPPADPAGVALLDACEQAGIPRAKFNTGTTVVNGANFFQINRRADGTRASSSVSYIHPIIDRPNFTLLTGLRARQLVFDAAKRCTGVDVVDSAFGRTHRLSAHREVVLSTGAIDSPKLLMLSGIGPAAHLEQHGIDVLVDSPGVGEHLQDHPEGVVQFEAKQPMVQTSTQWWEIGIFTPTEDGLDRPDLMMHYGSVPFDMNTLRHGYPTTENGFSLTPNVTHARSRGTVRLRSRDFRDKPMVDPRYFTDPDGHDMRVMVAGIRKAREIAGQPAMAEWTGRELSPGIEAQTDEELQDYIRKTHNTVYHPVGTVRMGPADDDMSPLDPGLRVKGVTGLRVADASVMPEHVTVNPNITVMMIGERCADLIRADRTVEDAMEEKELTTSLA, from the coding sequence ATGCACTTCGACAACATCGAGGACCTCAGCGAGCGCTCGTTCGATTACATCGTCATCGGCGGCGGATCCGCCGGCGCCGCGGTTGCCGCCCGCCTGAGCGAGGACCCGGACGTGACCGTGGCCCTGGTGGAGGCCGGTCCGGACGACCGCAACATCCCCGAGATCCTGCAGCTGGACCGCTGGATGGAGCTGCTGGAATCCGGCTACGACTGGGACTACCCGGTGGAACCGCAGGAAAACGGCAACTCCTTCATGCGCCACGCCCGTGCCAAGGTGATGGGCGGCTGTTCCAGCCACAACTCGTGCATCGCCTTCTGGGCGCCACGGGAGGACCTGGACGAATGGGAGTCCAAGTACGGCGCCGCCGGCTGGAATGCCGACGCGGCCTGGCCGCTGTACAAGCGGCTGGAAACCAACGAGGACGCCGGCCCGGACGCACCCCACCACGGGGACTCCGGCCCCGTGCACCTGATGAACGTGCCCCCGGCGGATCCTGCCGGCGTCGCTCTTCTGGACGCCTGCGAGCAGGCGGGAATTCCCCGTGCGAAGTTCAACACCGGCACCACCGTGGTTAACGGCGCCAACTTCTTCCAGATCAACCGCCGGGCGGACGGCACGCGCGCCTCCAGTTCCGTCTCCTACATCCACCCCATCATCGACCGGCCCAACTTCACCCTGCTGACCGGCCTCCGCGCCCGCCAGCTGGTGTTCGATGCGGCCAAGCGCTGCACCGGCGTGGACGTGGTGGACTCGGCCTTCGGCCGCACCCACCGGCTCTCCGCACACCGCGAGGTGGTCCTGTCCACCGGCGCCATCGACTCCCCCAAACTGCTCATGCTCTCCGGCATCGGACCGGCAGCACACCTTGAACAGCACGGCATCGACGTCCTGGTGGACTCCCCCGGCGTGGGCGAGCACCTGCAGGACCACCCCGAGGGCGTGGTCCAGTTCGAGGCAAAACAGCCCATGGTGCAGACCTCAACGCAGTGGTGGGAGATCGGAATCTTCACCCCCACCGAGGACGGCCTGGACCGCCCCGACCTGATGATGCACTACGGTTCCGTCCCGTTCGACATGAACACGCTGCGGCACGGCTACCCCACCACGGAGAACGGCTTCAGCCTCACCCCCAACGTTACGCACGCCCGCTCCCGCGGCACCGTCCGGCTGCGCAGCCGCGACTTCCGCGACAAGCCGATGGTGGACCCCCGCTACTTCACGGACCCCGACGGCCACGACATGCGCGTCATGGTGGCCGGCATCCGCAAGGCCCGTGAAATCGCCGGCCAGCCCGCCATGGCGGAATGGACCGGCCGGGAACTGTCGCCCGGCATCGAGGCGCAGACGGATGAAGAGCTGCAGGACTACATCCGCAAGACCCACAACACCGTTTACCACCCGGTGGGCACCGTCCGCATGGGCCCGGCCGACGACGACATGTCGCCGCTGGATCCCGGGCTGCGGGTCAAGGGCGTCACCGGCCTCCGCGTCGCCGATGCGTCCGTCATGCCCGAACACGTCACCGTCAACCCCAACATCACCGTCATGATGATCGGCGAGCGCTGTGCCGATCTGATCCGCGCGGACCGCACGGTCGAAGACGCCATGGAAGAAAAGGAGCTCACCACGTCCCTCGCCTGA
- a CDS encoding APC family permease, translating into MDEFGYTQTLDRSIGKFASFAAGVSYISILTGVFQLFYFGFSMAGPAYAWSWPIVFVGQLMVALCFAELAGRYPVAGSVYNWAKRLASGTSSWLAGWLLLLSSIMALGSVALALQITLPQLWSGFQFVGDGTGPYDFAMNGVVLATIMITISTLINAFGVKLMTRINSIGVFVELIAAVLLILALGWHVVRGPEVFFQTNGFGEGHDLGFFGVFLIGAMASGYVMYGFDTASSLGEETKDPKKTAPKAILRAVTASFLLGGGILLFGILAAPDLGDPQVGAADGGLQHIVLSVLGGPFGKAFLACIVVAVVVCTLAVHAAAIRMMFAMARDNNLPFSRQLSKVDPVRRTPTVAAIVIGIMAVIPLLVNVMQPAIFTILSSISIVLIYLSYLLVTVPLLRKRFLRKWPLADDVSEPGFCMGKWGVPVNILAVLWGAAMTVNLVWPRPEIYNSVPPFEWYLQWGGVMFVAAVIIGGTLLYRLKIRHQTGVLAEHAAAVAAHPSSSATRAASGEHHLVDVQVP; encoded by the coding sequence ATGGATGAATTCGGCTACACCCAGACCCTTGACCGGAGCATCGGCAAGTTTGCCAGCTTCGCCGCAGGTGTCAGCTATATCTCCATCCTCACCGGTGTTTTCCAACTGTTCTACTTTGGCTTTTCCATGGCCGGCCCGGCGTACGCCTGGTCCTGGCCCATCGTGTTCGTCGGCCAGCTGATGGTGGCCCTGTGTTTTGCCGAACTGGCCGGCCGCTACCCCGTGGCGGGTTCGGTCTACAACTGGGCCAAGCGCCTGGCGTCCGGGACCTCGTCCTGGCTGGCCGGCTGGCTGCTGCTGTTGTCCTCCATCATGGCGCTGGGCTCCGTGGCACTGGCCCTGCAGATCACCCTGCCCCAGCTCTGGTCCGGCTTCCAGTTCGTGGGTGACGGCACAGGCCCCTACGACTTCGCCATGAACGGCGTGGTGCTGGCCACCATCATGATCACCATCTCCACCCTCATCAACGCGTTCGGCGTGAAGCTGATGACCAGGATCAACAGCATCGGTGTCTTCGTGGAGCTGATCGCGGCCGTGCTGCTGATCCTCGCGCTGGGCTGGCATGTGGTGCGCGGCCCGGAGGTCTTCTTCCAGACCAACGGCTTCGGCGAAGGCCACGACCTGGGCTTCTTCGGCGTCTTCCTGATCGGCGCCATGGCCTCCGGCTACGTCATGTACGGCTTCGACACTGCCAGTTCGCTGGGCGAGGAAACCAAGGATCCCAAGAAGACCGCTCCCAAGGCCATCCTGCGCGCCGTTACGGCATCGTTCCTGCTGGGCGGGGGAATCCTGCTCTTCGGCATCCTGGCCGCGCCGGACCTCGGCGACCCCCAGGTGGGAGCGGCCGACGGCGGGCTGCAGCACATCGTGCTCTCCGTCCTGGGCGGCCCGTTCGGCAAGGCCTTCCTGGCCTGCATCGTGGTGGCCGTGGTGGTCTGCACCCTGGCCGTCCACGCCGCCGCCATCCGCATGATGTTCGCCATGGCCCGCGACAACAACCTGCCCTTCAGCCGGCAGCTCAGCAAGGTGGATCCGGTCCGCCGGACCCCCACTGTCGCCGCCATCGTCATCGGAATCATGGCCGTCATCCCGCTGCTGGTCAACGTGATGCAACCGGCCATCTTCACCATCCTGTCCAGCATCAGCATCGTGCTGATCTACTTGTCCTACCTCCTGGTCACGGTTCCGCTGCTGCGCAAGCGGTTCCTGAGGAAATGGCCGCTGGCCGATGACGTTTCCGAGCCGGGGTTCTGCATGGGCAAGTGGGGCGTTCCCGTGAACATCCTGGCCGTCCTGTGGGGCGCTGCCATGACGGTGAACCTGGTGTGGCCCCGCCCGGAAATCTACAACTCGGTGCCGCCGTTCGAGTGGTACCTGCAGTGGGGCGGCGTGATGTTCGTGGCCGCCGTCATCATTGGCGGGACCCTCCTCTACCGCCTGAAGATCCGCCACCAGACAGGGGTACTGGCCGAGCACGCCGCAGCCGTGGCTGCCCACCCGTCGTCGAGCGCCACACGCGCCGCTTCCGGGGAGCACCACCTGGTGGACGTGCAGGTGCCATAG
- a CDS encoding ATP-binding cassette domain-containing protein yields the protein MTFRPAPLRAAAVLAAVFIAARVIYRVLFNGAGTGSPVLLDLPPLRLPAPYAHVVFLGPVTAPGLWQAVLSALPIAATILGFGLLNAWVDVSRGFVRLARGGPLQGVARMLVVAWAALPALSDAVASVRLAFRLRGERFGPRALVPILERTLEHAGRVAAALELRGFGSRAAHSGNHDGGPPLIVRNAQFRIGDTCVTVDGFAPMPGSVIVITGPTGSGKSTILRGIAGLLSHVDGGAVSGTVLAGGLDRAATPPRDTARLIGTVLQNPRAAFATTRVRDELALALELRGVPAAAAQARVLEVAGRIGIPALLDRNVSTLSAGEATLVAIAAAVVDHPKLLLADEPLADLDTAARARVIAVLNALAGDGVCVIVAEHRASALAPVADAWWTIDGGALVQGSAPPTAPVPSGDSPAREVADSAPVLTAAHLAVHHKGTPLVRDASLALHPGEVVALVGPNGAGKSSLLVALALGEGAADKGVLDGGRVALVPDASDDLFTSDTVSGELRAAERRLARGKKDARGKKGGQRAPGFAAARLARLRGGVQIPIGHEHPRDLSAGERRILAIALQTMDSPQVLLIDEPTRGLDPAARTAVSAALRAAADDGAAVLIATHDLEFARGLGARILPMRDGVAPAAKAAISPEPLVLPSRPAATRPQPATLNEQAGPRDAAKPRRPRMPRALELAVLAAANLLALAAFCWPLLAAAVPQDATAALPYAALAIAPLAAVAVVVSLDGSVRSAHTVALLGVLAAVGSAVRVASTGVGGVEAVFILLILAGRAFGARFGLLLGAATIAVSSVLWGGVGPWTPFQIFACAWVGAGAGLLPRRVRGRAELWMLAGYGVVASYVFGLLTNLWFWPFAVGTGTGISYVPGAPLATNLSSFLLYSLLTSTAGWDTLRAVTTVIGIAVVGRAILAALRRVKPVSGAGGQAARPQPTHVVDPLQLRA from the coding sequence ATGACCTTCCGGCCCGCGCCGTTGCGCGCAGCGGCAGTCCTCGCCGCTGTGTTCATCGCGGCGCGGGTCATTTACCGCGTCCTCTTCAACGGGGCGGGCACCGGCAGCCCGGTCCTGCTCGACCTGCCGCCGCTGCGGCTTCCCGCCCCGTATGCCCATGTAGTCTTCCTCGGTCCGGTCACCGCGCCGGGCCTCTGGCAGGCGGTGCTGTCCGCCCTGCCCATTGCCGCAACCATCCTCGGCTTCGGCCTGCTCAACGCGTGGGTTGATGTGTCCCGCGGCTTCGTGCGGCTGGCCCGCGGCGGCCCGCTGCAGGGCGTGGCCCGGATGCTGGTGGTGGCATGGGCGGCCCTCCCCGCCCTGTCCGACGCCGTCGCCTCCGTGCGCCTGGCGTTCCGGCTGCGGGGCGAACGCTTCGGCCCCCGCGCCCTGGTCCCCATACTGGAGCGCACCCTGGAGCACGCCGGGCGGGTTGCCGCAGCTTTGGAGCTGCGCGGTTTCGGAAGCCGGGCAGCACACTCAGGAAATCACGACGGCGGCCCGCCGCTTATCGTCCGGAACGCACAGTTCCGGATTGGGGACACCTGCGTAACGGTTGACGGGTTCGCGCCGATGCCCGGCTCCGTCATTGTGATCACCGGGCCCACGGGCTCCGGAAAGTCCACCATCCTGCGGGGCATCGCCGGCCTGCTCTCCCATGTTGACGGCGGAGCGGTTTCCGGCACCGTTCTCGCCGGCGGACTGGACCGCGCCGCCACACCGCCGCGGGACACCGCCCGCCTCATCGGCACCGTGCTCCAAAATCCCCGGGCGGCCTTCGCCACCACCCGGGTCCGGGATGAACTCGCCCTGGCCCTTGAGCTGCGCGGCGTGCCTGCCGCCGCTGCGCAGGCGCGGGTGCTGGAGGTGGCCGGGCGGATCGGAATCCCGGCACTGCTGGACCGGAATGTCAGCACCCTCTCGGCCGGTGAGGCGACGCTGGTGGCCATCGCCGCCGCCGTCGTGGACCATCCAAAGCTTCTCCTGGCGGACGAGCCCCTGGCGGATCTTGATACGGCAGCCCGCGCACGCGTCATCGCAGTGCTCAACGCACTCGCCGGCGACGGCGTCTGCGTCATCGTGGCGGAGCACCGGGCGTCAGCACTCGCCCCCGTCGCCGATGCATGGTGGACCATTGATGGTGGCGCGCTGGTGCAGGGTTCTGCGCCGCCCACGGCGCCGGTGCCTTCCGGTGACAGTCCGGCGCGGGAGGTGGCCGACTCCGCGCCGGTGCTGACGGCGGCCCACCTCGCCGTGCACCACAAAGGTACGCCGCTGGTGCGCGACGCGTCCCTGGCCCTCCACCCCGGTGAAGTGGTGGCACTGGTGGGGCCGAACGGAGCCGGCAAGTCCTCCCTCCTGGTGGCGCTGGCCTTGGGTGAGGGCGCTGCTGACAAAGGAGTGCTCGACGGCGGCCGGGTGGCCCTAGTGCCGGACGCGTCGGACGACCTCTTCACCAGCGACACCGTGTCCGGAGAGCTCCGTGCGGCCGAGCGGCGCCTGGCCCGTGGGAAGAAGGATGCCCGTGGGAAGAAGGGCGGCCAGCGCGCCCCCGGCTTTGCGGCGGCACGCCTGGCCCGGCTGCGGGGAGGCGTGCAGATTCCCATTGGCCACGAGCATCCCCGGGACCTCTCTGCCGGTGAGCGCAGGATCCTCGCCATCGCGCTGCAGACCATGGACAGCCCGCAGGTCCTCCTGATCGATGAGCCCACGCGCGGCCTGGATCCCGCGGCGCGGACGGCTGTCTCGGCGGCTTTGCGGGCGGCGGCGGATGACGGCGCCGCAGTCCTGATTGCCACCCACGACCTTGAGTTTGCCCGCGGCCTGGGCGCCCGGATCCTGCCGATGCGGGACGGCGTGGCGCCTGCAGCCAAAGCAGCCATCAGCCCCGAACCGCTTGTCCTCCCATCGCGGCCGGCAGCAACGAGGCCACAGCCAGCGACCCTCAACGAGCAGGCTGGCCCACGGGACGCTGCAAAGCCCCGGCGCCCCCGGATGCCGCGGGCGCTCGAACTGGCAGTCCTCGCGGCCGCAAACCTGCTGGCCTTGGCGGCCTTCTGCTGGCCGCTGCTCGCCGCCGCCGTGCCGCAGGATGCCACGGCTGCCCTCCCCTACGCTGCGCTGGCCATCGCACCACTGGCGGCCGTCGCCGTCGTGGTGTCCCTGGACGGGTCGGTCCGCTCGGCACACACGGTGGCACTGCTGGGCGTGCTGGCCGCGGTCGGTTCCGCTGTCCGGGTGGCGAGCACCGGCGTCGGCGGCGTGGAGGCGGTCTTCATCCTGCTGATCCTGGCCGGACGGGCGTTCGGCGCCCGGTTTGGCCTGCTCCTCGGCGCCGCCACCATCGCCGTCTCCAGTGTGCTGTGGGGTGGCGTTGGGCCGTGGACGCCCTTCCAGATCTTCGCCTGCGCCTGGGTGGGCGCCGGGGCCGGGCTGCTCCCCCGCCGGGTGCGGGGCAGGGCCGAGCTGTGGATGCTGGCAGGCTACGGCGTGGTGGCGTCCTATGTGTTCGGCCTGCTGACCAACCTGTGGTTCTGGCCCTTCGCGGTGGGCACCGGCACCGGCATCTCCTACGTGCCCGGCGCGCCGTTGGCCACCAACCTCAGCAGCTTCCTGCTCTACTCGCTGTTGACGTCGACGGCGGGCTGGGACACCCTGCGTGCCGTCACCACGGTGATCGGGATCGCCGTGGTGGGCCGCGCCATCCTCGCCGCGCTGCGGCGGGTAAAGCCGGTCTCCGGCGCGGGTGGGCAGGCCGCGCGGCCCCAGCCCACCCACGTCGTGGACCCGCTACAACTCAGGGCCTGA
- a CDS encoding SDR family oxidoreductase, which produces MTGSSGGIGNAVVEALTAEGALVIGADRGPKDGQELAGFFPLDITSEEQCATVVRDVTTTHGRIDALVHAAGVLGATPDIMNTTTEEFDSIMRINGSGTFTMVRETAQSMIGTGTAGAIVILSSVAAKEARLNYLPYNASKLAVLHIMWSFAELLGPNGISVNAIAPGPVNTPMWAQFAKDSGPDAAANRAKRAAQLPMRRFAEPEEVARAILFLADPDNRYITGVSLDVAGGAHLGIGT; this is translated from the coding sequence GTGACCGGATCAAGCGGCGGAATCGGTAATGCAGTCGTCGAGGCACTCACAGCCGAAGGGGCACTCGTCATAGGTGCCGACCGCGGCCCGAAGGATGGCCAGGAACTCGCCGGCTTCTTCCCGCTGGACATCACCTCCGAAGAACAATGCGCCACAGTCGTCCGTGATGTCACAACCACGCACGGGCGCATCGACGCTCTCGTCCACGCAGCTGGAGTCCTGGGTGCCACGCCGGACATCATGAACACAACGACCGAAGAATTCGACTCCATCATGCGGATCAACGGTTCCGGAACCTTCACCATGGTCCGCGAAACCGCACAATCAATGATTGGGACCGGCACTGCCGGCGCCATCGTGATCCTGTCCTCCGTTGCAGCCAAAGAAGCCCGCCTCAACTACTTGCCCTACAACGCAAGCAAACTCGCAGTACTGCACATCATGTGGTCCTTCGCCGAGCTGCTCGGCCCCAACGGCATCTCGGTCAACGCCATCGCGCCCGGCCCGGTAAACACTCCCATGTGGGCACAATTCGCCAAAGACTCTGGCCCTGATGCAGCCGCAAACCGCGCCAAGCGCGCCGCCCAGCTTCCAATGCGCCGGTTCGCCGAACCAGAGGAAGTCGCCCGCGCCATCCTTTTCCTTGCCGACCCGGACAACCGCTACATCACGGGCGTATCCCTCGATGTGGCAGGCGGAGCCCACCTGGGAATAGGAACCTGA